The Dioscorea cayenensis subsp. rotundata cultivar TDr96_F1 chromosome 7, TDr96_F1_v2_PseudoChromosome.rev07_lg8_w22 25.fasta, whole genome shotgun sequence genome includes a region encoding these proteins:
- the LOC120265918 gene encoding rab9 effector protein with kelch motifs-like — MGSLGLEEVKRRKAMWLYPKVVGFNPSERWGHSSCFFDGVVYVFGGCCGGLHFSDVLTLNLDTMVWKSLVTTGPKPGNRDSHSTALVGHRMVVLGGTNGSKKVNDLHILDLRTKEWSRPNFKGTPPSPRESHTTTVSGEGKLVIFGGSGEGDGNYLNDVHILDLKSMTWSSPQVKGELPAPRDSHTAVTIGNKLLIYGGDCGDRYHGEVDVLDMENMTWSRLMIQGSSPGVRAGHAAVTFGTKVYVIGGVGDKQYYSDVWVLDAANCSWTQLDIRGQQPQGRFSHTAVITGTDIAIYGGCGEDERPLNELLILQLGSEHPNGRYNISMCKIFGNHLSQDKQKFLKASENSQKSMVSCNGGLNQGSHEAEVETKSPLVRDNLHSKRRKIGENKVWEIESEQEEHSLSLSQHSSPSQSDQELNTAQRANESIAASRQFTHFKLNHLRERSTPHDTNFLNVESARHPKTEQFLRVVPPMKREAQFIGSDQRPVARPVFPPLIGGEVRGVVDGAFDSGYLMTANVNGQIFRGVLFAPVAGFAVPRPPVHSQSSPLGSPTVVPKQCAAAVPIHVRPSQPATLVVPERGHHLLQAKPVRVIKTQAARSSNDLHGVVLTLGGPGAG, encoded by the exons ATGGGTTCTTTGGGTTTGGAGGAGGTGAAGAGGAGGAAGGCAATGTGGTTGTATCCCAAGGTGGTTGGTTTCAACCCTTCTGAGAGATGGGGGCAttcttcttgcttctttgatggtGTTGTTTATGTGTTTGGG GGATGTTGTGGAGGTTTACATTTTAGTGATGTTCTTACTCTGAATCTAGACACAATGGTATGGAAATCCCTTGTTACAACCGGGCCGAAACCCGGCAACCGTGACAGTCACAGCACGGCGCTTGTCGGTCACCGGATGGTTGTCTTAGGAGGAACTAATGGCTCAAAGAAAGTGAATGATCTTCACATTTTGGATTTAAGGACTAAAGAATGGAGCAGGCCTAATTTCAAGGGCACGCCGCCTTCGCCGCGAGAGAGCCATACCACCACCGTGTCCGGTGAAGGCAAACTTGTGATTTTTGGTGGCAGCGGAGAAGGCGATGGCAATTACTTGAATGATGTTCATATACTAGACCTGAAAAGCATGACTTGGAGTTCCCCTCAAGTTAAGGGTGAACTTCCGGCCCCAAGAGATAGCCACACTGCAGTCACAATTGGTAATAAGCTTCTTATTTACGGGGGTGATTGCGGTGATCGTTATCATGGTGAAGTTGATGTTCTCGACATGGAGAATATGACTTGGTCACGG CTTATGATTCAGGGGTCCTCGCCTGGTGTCAGAGCAGGTCATGCAGCTGTTACTTTTGGGACCAAA GTTTATGTTATCGGTGGAGTTGGTGACAAGCAATATTATAGCGATGTTTGGGTTCTTGATGCGGCTAATTGTTCGTGGACTCAGCTTGATATCCGTGGGCAGCAACCACAAGGGAGGTTTTCTCATACTGCCGTTATTACTGGCACTGACATTGCCATTTACGGAGG GTGCGGAGAGGATGAGCGCCCGCTAAATGAGTTACTAATTCTGCAGTTGGGGTCTGAGCACCCTAATGGTCGGTACAACATTTCAATGTGTAAGATTTTCGGCAATCACTTGAGCCAAGATAAGCAGAAGTTTTTGAAAGCTAGTGAAAATTCA CAAAAAAGCATGGTTTCTTGTAACGGAGGGCTTAATCAGGGATCTCATGAAGCTGAAGTTGAAACAAAGAGCCCTCTCGTACGAG ATAATTTGCAttcaaagagaagaaaaatagggGAGAACAAAGTGTGGGAGATTGAATCTGAGCAGGAAGAGCATTCTCTGTCACTTTCTCAACATTCTTCTCCATCTCAATCGGATCAAGAGCTAAACACAGCCCAAAGAGCGAATGAATCGATTGCCGCCTCCCGACAATTCACTCATTTCAAGTTGAATCACTTGAGGGAGCGAAGCACACCGCATGACACGAATTTCTTGAATGTGGAATCCGCCCGACATCCAAAGACAGAACAATTCCTTCGTGTTGTTCCACCTATGAAACGCGAAGCTCAATTCATTGGTTCAGATCAGCGGCCGGTTGCGAGGCCAGTGTTCCCCCCTTTG ATTGGAGGAGAAGTTCGCGGAGTTGTAGATGGTGCATTTGATTCCGGTTACTTAATGACTGCCAATGTTAATGGACAAATTTTCCGGGGTGTCTTGTTTGCTCCC GTGGCCGGATTTGCGGTTCCAAGACCTCCGGTGCATTCTCAAAGCTCACCTCTGGGAAGCCCCACCGTCGTTCCAAAACAATGTGCGGCTGCTGTTCCTATTCATGTAAGACCTTCGCAACCAGCCACACTTGTCGTCCCTGAACGTGGTCATCACTTGCTCCAAGCAAAGCCAGTTCGCGTCATCAAAACACAGGCGGCACGATCAAGCAATGATCTTCACGGCGTTGTTCTCACTCTCGGAGGACCCGGAGCAGGTTGA